The genomic segment TCTTAAATTCGAAGTATAGATAGAAATTATAAACgacgtaaataaaaaattgtatttataTAGTGATGTAAATCGTAATTTCAGAATTTTTGGACAAGCTTAAGTAGTTTCATTAAAATACCCGCCTCCACAATTTTTAAAGAGAGACCGTCAATTTTAGTAGTATATACACGTGAATTGTGATCTCAATTTGTAAGATAAATTTGACTTGCCAAACAAAAAGAAGGGTAAAAAATCGTGATAAGCTAGGATGTAATCCTAGTAGGAGTACCAGATAGTAGATACAAGTAGTAGACAATGGGATGGTAGATAGTGCAAATCATCCTTGGACTTTGAGGAATGAGGGGGAGTCGGCGCCTACACTCTGCAATGCCCGTGCGCCTACACTCAGTGCGGGGATTTGCCAATTGCCAATTGCCAATTGCCATTCCGTCCCCGGTCCCACATGATACTAATTTGTGGTTAATACATACTTAGCTTCCAATTAAATTACACTTCTATATTTTGTTTATCTTTTCATTTCTGTTGTCCactcaattattaattattaaatttgttgtaCTATACAAATTATAAGCAAATATCTTTTAGACTTGtccaataattttaaataaatctaaaaaactaacggaatattttttttgtcttttaattttcgttacactttttatttttaattgttcatcTATATTATCACAGTTCTTTTTAATTCAACgggttataaatttataattattttattcgtTACTCTATAAAATAGCTGAAATTGGATATGAAATTTTCTTcgtcaaaatttaaaaattaagccaaaaataatgttttaagGCATAATTGAGGAACACTGACAAAAATAATTAGTCATATTCGAGTTGGATCGAATTTTCAGTTTTGGTCAAATTTTGAGTGTTCTAAATACATTGataatattctttaaacttctACTCGAGGAATCAATGGAATATTCTAAGCCACCCAACTAGCTTTTGAGTTCTTCAGTTGcatttttaattaagtttcCAACTGTTTCCATGCTAatgaattttctttttctttgttaaaaagtttaattaattttttaggttGGAAAGAGCCGCATAAAGATTTTCGTCGCGAGTACCAACCTTAAAAAAACATGATCTATTTAGTTAGTCAATAGGAGTATATAAAAACCAATGCAGGAATTTgttagtataaaatatatataagaaaaatagttttaaataataaagtaagtatatactattattattaaatttatcaaatacatgacttttttaattaaaatataattattgacatttttaaaaaattatttattcaatacACAACTTTTTTCCATTCAATTaaacatattaaattctaagttaactaaataaaattactatAGTAGATCATACAAAaatattgtcatgtaatcaactatTGGGGGCGTTTAATTCTTAGCTTTTcggttggcttttggcttttggtttgttggttagtcaaaaagccaaaaaaagtGTTTGTTTAATGACTTTTAAAGCAGCTGAAAGGCTGACTTTTACGCCAAAATGAAACAGCTACTACAACTAGCTTTATTATTGGTTGACTTTGTTggcccactttttctctaataaacagccaaCAGTCAATAcacaaatttaccaaacatcttcaCAAACAACTAGCCTTTTTCAGCTAATtaaaaagccaacaaaataGTCAATATTTCcagctggtcaaacaagccaattaAAAAAGCCAACAGCAAACAACCAATAGCCAATTGCCAAACAATCCTATTATCTACTTTACATATTGTTTTGATCTTATTTCTCATCCTAAGACAAAACATGCATTAAAatttttactatatttatttccttaattatctttatatgtttaaatttattcatttaccatttttagtcatactattacaaaataaaaattaatcaatataacatgtaatcatttcatattcaatgatatttttctatttgTCACGCATCTTTAGAAAATGGCACTTGAAATTTTCTAAcacttttatagtattgtaaaATATGATATGATATTAACATTTAGTTATccttttatttaagtttgttaaAAGTATGTAAAATTTACTAGTTTAGGAAAACTTTATTTACCTACCAGATAAACTACCCATTCAAACTAGTATCAAGAATATAAAGATTATACGCATTTATTATTCAGGAAAAATTATCCtaaataatctcacctattacCCATCTGCTATGAATAATCCCtgctattgattattttaaatgatCCAATCTTtgctattgattattttaaatgatCCAATCTTtgctattgattattttaaatgatCCAAtctttgtataattttttttgccaaCAACACcacttttcaaattttaattggCTAACTTACTAGCTGGTACACTTACTTCTTTTTCCTCTTTATGCTTCTTTGTTCGTCTAACCGTACTCCTCTTGGTCTAACTtaaattaaatatgatttttgattttttggtcAATATGTGGCAATGGGTGCTATCAAtagaaaatatacaaaatttaaattatttagaaataatcattAGTTAGAATTATTTACAGCAGATAGGTAATATGTGGGATAATTCAAgataattacttttattatttatcaactaTCTATCAAAAGCATGTTTAATACATAGATAAACTACCTAGTAAGCACATATAACTAAGCTTCGTATTCACATAGAatatatgttgcaattttaGGAGTTTTTATGAATCTACTTCTAGCTTATAATATGTGTGATgaagaaatataaataaaacttaaacttgatcTACCTTTAACAAAgttagttatttttataaaaaattgacaaaaacttaCTATAATAACCGACTTTATATCAAaacaactttttatatttttttcaaaaattatccAGTAAGaaatttacctagaataatctaacattttcatgattttcctataataatctcacctattgattaatcttGAATAAAAACCCAATTTTAGGGGTAGTTGTCAAGAGCAAATTTGGGTGACCGGATGACCTGCTAttgcaagttttttttttaataaaaagataagttaaaataaatgtcgaaaaaatgtttaaaaaatgttaaaattcttttagaattttttatgtaaatttttaaaatttttctttaactctttattaattttcagtttacttttttgataaattacctAGTATAGCAGGTCGGTAAATACCTCATAAAGTtaagattattcatagttaattaatagttgagattattgtaggaaaatcatgaaaattttggattattcttggtaatttttcctaaaatatatttgtttgtcAAATTTTGTcaacttataaattttatatatttacccTAAATATGAAGGTCAAAAACTATCTCCTAAAATACATTTATATGTTAGAACTACCTATAAAATTTCATTTGCTTATGAAAAACTGCTtactaaaatatatttgtttgtcAAAATCTGTTAGTTAGTAGCTTTTCACAAAGAAAAAAAGATACAAAgataatttttgacaaaaagtGAGTTTTTAAAGGTAAAACTTATGTTCGAAAAGATATAGTTACAAGAAAATTCACATggccaacaaaaaaattaaatatattaataggaCCTATAACAGATTCTAAAAGTTTATTCCTTATGTCTATGAAACTCGAAGGGAATATCAACAATAGAGATGTccttaaaaatcaataaaaatgctCCTTACAAGAACAAAATTGGTAATTTCTTCTCATTTGAGTCGTAGGTAATTTGACAAGATAATTAAACCGAACCaaaacttaaattaagttaATGATAAGATTCAATTTTAGGTGATCTAATAAATATATTGACAAGAGTATATATAAATCGATACCCTTAATAACATAATTATCAATCGAATTTGATATGATTTGATCCACTTAGTGAAAacctttaaattaattaatagtgacaAGTCAAATTCAATATAGGACaagaaatttatggaatttttttagtaattattcttgttaaataattacatttcatttttaatttcctTTCTCACGTATGACAACCAAAGTGACTATTAGAGTTTATAGAACCTCTACACACATGCAATTATATTGTACATTAACAAGGCCAGAAACAATAGAAAGTcgtttaaaaattatgatcatcAACCTTCTCCAAAAACACATGCACTCAAAGCAAAATACAAACTTTAGTAGACAGCAGTAGTGGTCGGTTTCATGCTTAAATCTCAATGATTTTATACATTTTTGGGTGGCCATTATAACTGTACATAACCGACCTATGTATGTGTTCCACTATCTTCATGCATCAATATATTCTTAACTCAACCCACTtaacaatttattaattatttctcttttttgtttttacttttttgcaCCATATAAATATCTTCACCAACTTGTATTCCCTCGTGCTCAACTTGAAAAAATTCTTACAAAGCTTCCCGAATTGTGGGGGGGCGAACTCTACTAAAACTTGCTCCATTGCCCTATAATCTAACTCTAAGAGTTACCCATCTTTTTACCCCACTctaggtttctagctagctagCTATTATATATAGCTCGTTACCTTTTGCTTGTTGATCCTATATATAAATAGGTCAAATtatcaaatcatattttttgaacTATACTTGatataaaatctaaattaaaatGACTAATTATTCAATGTTTTTGACCATATTATATTTGTGTTGTTTCACTAACTACCTCATCCAAGGAAGAGTGTTATCCATAAGGGCTTATAACTACTCCCAGTCGTCCCAGATATCGGCTCCGCCAATGGAGGGTCCTAGCCCTAATAGCCCTAACTATAATTATGCTCAAAGTAGTCCAGCTCCTTCGCCAGTCAGtgatgatcatgatgataaAGTGTTGAATGTTTTAACATTTGGGGCTGTTGGCGATGGATCAACTGATGATACGTCGGCTTTCAAAACAGCTTGGGATGCAGCTTGTGCAGTTGATAATGGAAAGATTTTTGCACCTTCTGGTTATTCTTTCTTGCTTCAACCTTTGATCTTCTCTGGGCCTTGCAAAAGTGGTGTTCTTTTTCAGGTATATATAGCTACTATTTTAATAACTCATCAtcttattcttttttattcttataaattatatattatatatatagattctCAATTCCCAAttaatcaattatatatatgCAAGTAATTATATAACTAATAAACTGatgatgtatgtatatattttaatatgttgTGAAGCTTGAAGGCACAATTGTGCCACCTGATGGACCAGAGTCATGGCCTAAAAGCAGCAGCAAAAGACAATGGATAATCTTTTATAGAACTCATGGATTGACTCTTCAAGGGGGTGGCCTTATTCATGGTAGAGGAGATAAATGGTGGGATATGCCTTGTAAACCTCATAaggtttggttttttttttttttgtttttttttaatttttttatttaaattttgtcattatttttaattttttttcttttttctttttatttcattttcctCAGTAATGTAATGTTAATTTCTTTCAAGAAGCTCTATTTTTGGATTCCaaaatattagtataatatatacataatacattgCATTCTGAACTAGAAaatgtaatattttaatttgctGTCTATAACTTTTCACAACAtcgataattattttaattgttatatattgaTTTCTaatgtttaaattattatttacccAACTGATGCAGGGTAACGGTACTAAAGAACACGGTCCTTGCGATAGTCCAGTTGTAAGTTATAAATTTTTGGTTCTCCCTATTTAACGTCCATTTATATCTCATCTTAATATCGATCAAGGGCTACGTAGTAATACACAGTGTATTTTTCTtgatacaaattaatatttttgcaGGCTATAAGATTTTTCCAAGGAACAAATATAACATTAAAAGGCATAAAGCTCATGAATAGCCCTGAATTCCATATTCGTTTTGATAATTGTCAAAATGTGAATGTGGATTCTTTATTCATTAAATCACCAGCTGATAGTCCTAATACCGATGGAATTCATGTTGAGAATACAATTAATGTTACAATTCATAACACCATCATATCTAAtggtaatttttttcattttttcagttttttattatatatttcgttaaaaaattaataatttttatttattatattaaatttggtgattttttttaatggttCAGGTGATGATTGTATATCAATTGGGGCAGGTAGTCATAATTTAGACATTAGAAATGTGACCTGTGGTCCTAGTCACGGAATAAGGTATTGTATATTTCATCTCAATACTCCTTATATTTTccaattaaaaaagaaagagaaataccctctttaatttaattattattattattattattattattattattattattgtataacTAGCATATCTTGTCTTCGGCTCATAGTATGACAAAATTTATCGCCCAACTCATCATTCATAATTAATAAGTGATAGGTATAATGGACCTCATTTGCAAAAAATAATTGACAACTTCATCTAGAAagttcgtataatttaattatttattatttaaaatgtaTTATAATTTGAAACTTTATAACAAACTGGGATGAGTTCTCAATCTTATAACAACCTAAAAGTATcccatataaaataaaataaaattaattacctGCAGCATCGGGAGCTTAGGAGTGCATAATTCAAAGGCTTGTGTATCCAACATCACAGTCACCAATTGCATAATCAAACACTCCGACAACGGAGTTCGGATCAAGACATGGCAAGGCGGGTCTGGATCTGTATCCAGAATTACGTTTGACGGGATCCATATGGACACGGTCCGAAATCCGATAATTATAGACCAATATTATTGCCTTTCCTCTAGCTGCTCCAACCAAACATCAGCCGTCTCCATCAATACCATTACATATTCTAATATCAAAGGAACCTTCGACACACGGGGCCCACCAGTCAAATTGGAATGTAGTGACTCAGTTCCATGCACAAACATTACCATATCGGCTTTGGATCTCCTACCCGCAGGCCCAACGAGTCTGATGGCAAGTCACAGGCACAAGTTGGATCCATTCTGTTGGAATGCTTATGGGAGTAGTGCAGGAGAATTCACGACTCCTCCTGTTGACTGCTTGTTAGAGGGTTTACCATATTTGGATGTACCTGGAACTGATGATGTTGGGCTGTGCTAGAGTACATAATTATGGATAAACAATTGGACAAATTAAGTTATAATACTTGTACAGGAAAATGATATTGTCTTAAGCTGATGTTTTAATTACTAGCTTCTATATGGAATAGATTTCTTTTCTTGAAGCAAGATGGAAAAGGAACTATTAATTATAAGTGATGTAAAGTCGTTATACGCACTTGTATCGGTGTGTGATGTGTCAAATCATTCTCGTAATATCATGTGCTCCTTAATGCGTCGTTGCTACCTCgcatcttttaattttgtagtgAATTGCAATTGTTATTTGGTGcctttcaaattaaaaaaataatagacatagtttcaataataaaattttagtagtttttatataaaattgaaactCCAATATTAATACACATAACCAATTAAGCAagataaataatacaaaatgtacaaaacttaactttattttcaaagCAAGGAAAAtcatacaataataatacaactttaACGGCGGCGGCCTATTTGGTAATCTATTTTAAATGGTgggaataaaaataatttataatgtaaattttcatgatgtGTATTATGTCATTCTCATAGTAATGAAAGTTTAATCTGAtcatataaagttttttttcataattttccattaccacataataccacatgttcaaatggtaatgcactggaataaatttaatgaagaaaatgacattgttgaaggagaataagcatgtccattaaatttgtcaaatgatgttcctaccaaaattacattaactttccatcattattgtcattatttagTATTGTCGTAAAAGTACTAGCTAGCTAGTCATGAAGCCAGAATATTAGTGCAATTCTTAAACTGTTGTGCTAAGTCAATGAAAGTTCGACCCTTGTGATCTTTGAAATGGAAAATGTTTTCAACTTGTTCCTTCTTTGTTAAATAAGAGAAAACATCCGCTTTTGCATATCTAATATGAAGAATAGTTCGACCTTTTCTATCAACATCATAAATTGTTGAAGGACAAGATGACAGAAACTCCTCTACAATGTAAACATGACCTGCTCCAACTGCTTTGTGTATAGGAAAAGACCCATCTCTATCATTTTTCCTTGATGCTTCTGGAAATTTCTTCAGAATATATCGACATTTATCTAAGTAATCTTCATATGCTGCATAAGATAAAGCCTtccatccttgttcatttgaaGATTCAATACAATCGGGTAACTCCTCCATCAATATTTCCAATATGCCTAAGtttgattaataataaacataattatcatttcaaaaaatatctatatatactgtAACATATATAATTGTCATTTCAAAActgataattatattttaattaggaCACCTAATTAAGTAACCTGGTGACATACATAATTTTAATCCATATTTAAGACTCAAGCTAAGAGGGTAATATATAACTAATAATGAAGAGGGATACCTAAGTTATTCCTTGATTTCACAGCAGCATACACAACTGACATCTTAGCCTTAAGCAAGCTCTTACGTGTGGACGAGTCCATGGAATTACCCAGCATCAGTTGAAAAATGTACCTCACCAGATCCTCATCCCCTAACTCGATGGTCCTATATGATGTGGAAACTCCAAATCTGTTGAGCAAATATGAGCACTTGGGTGCTAGCTTGAACAAGTACATGGCCGCATTTTTGTGCTTAGCCTTGAGTGCAAGGTCCAAGGCAGTATCATCATCTTTGTTCCTCTTAAATGGCAAACTACCTAGCTCATCACTAGTCATGAACTGAACCACTAACTTGAGTAAATCAACACGGTCTAATCGTGCAGCAATATGGAGAAGATTCCCTCCAAATCTATCCATCTCTAACCATAATTGCTCCAATCTGACTCCAAATGCGGACTGAAAAAAAAGCGTCCTTTACATTACTCAATCTCATACAACCAATGTTTCCAATCCATTTCTGTTGAGACTCATCGAAATCAATAATGTCTCTTCTTACTAGTGTCATCTCAATGTTGGCTATACCTGCGCATGGTATGACGTTCATTTTCCTCAACACGTCAAAATAGCCAGCCTCTTTCGCGAGGTCCCAGGGAGAAGCTCAATCGTTATTCACTTGAGACACCGTCATTCTAAACAAATCAACCAGATGGTAAGCAGTTTCTTGGTGCCTATTTTTAAGTGCCAAGTGCAAGATCGTCTCCCCATCTATGTTTTTTTTCATCAACACCTTGTCCCGATTTCCAATAAACTGCATGATCTTAGAAGCAGTTAGCGCATGGCCTGCTCGTGCGACAGCATGAAGAGCAGTTTCTCCAACCATATCCGTAATGTATATAAGTTGGGGATCCTTGTTCAAGATCCGTAACATTTCCTTTGTTTGAGCTTGTTCAATTGCTTGGATTAGCTCAGACCATTCCACATGATCATATTCATGGTTACCGCATTTTATCAAAGCCaagcatgttttttttttttttttataaactctgtcatatttttttattttaaaaaaggaaTTATTGTAGGCTTTTACTTATAAGATTGCTTTATCAACGTTATTCACTACTCTAGCTTGCTAAATTTTGTTCATTAGAGAGTCAGAGTTTAATGTGGAAAGAAATAACCAGGCCGGTAGGTCATTGTAATAGACAAGTAATTCGTTTTATTCGTCAATATGTcaactttcttcttttttttttttttttttttgttttgatgaaAACTTTAGATTGCATGAGTCTTATTTCATTGACCTTGACATTAGCTTCGAGGAAGCTAATTAAgtccaaaattttaaaatttatcaaagGCCGGTGCTTTGTCATTGTCGGTCCTTGTTATTCTTCCCTTCACTTCTCAAGCGTAACCTGATAGTCTGATACCATGATGAGGTAATACACTGATCATCATGGCAGAGCATAGTTGTTCAAGTAAGCCATCTtccattgaaaattttaaaatgagagcTCCACAAAAGTCACCTCTGCTTGTTTCATACAAGTACTCTTTTGTAAATTGGGAAGAAAATTCATCACCAGTTTCTTGTTCATATCGTATAGAATACTCCTAGCTAACTAGTAATTcattttacttagaaaattcgaTGTTAGATGTACTCCCTCCGTGTGACCGTGTCTATTAAATTTCCTTGGTCCCAAAAAGCTTTCACGATCAATGGGGCTATGTCAACGGAGTAAGAGTGTCTACACGACCTATAGTTTGACTGAGTGTAGGGTTGTGCTTTATCTTTCCTTTATGtttctttaactttttttttttttgacgatttctatttatttattgcaCGCCATAGAATAATGAACTGATTTATTAGGATATTCGGGGTCCATGGAAAAACATCAGTTGGGGTTAATTAGAGTTTAGATTTTGTGTATGTTAAAAGTTGGGACatatttagggttaattagAGTTTAGATTTTGTGTATGTTAAAAGTTGGGACatatttagggttaattagAGTTTAGATTTTGTGTATGTTAAAAGTTGggatatatttagggttaattagAGTTTAGATTTTGTGTATGTTAAAAGTTGGGATATATGCCAACTTTTAACATCTACATTACACAAAATTTGTACAGTATTTAATCCCAACTTTGAGCACAATAATAATAGATATTTTCAAACTTTTGCTGATAATCTTCGGTCACAACCATAAACCATCGTATTGCTTTATACCATAGTTTCATAAAGTTACCATCACCGTCAAGTTGGAAAAAGTTGCACAATTTTTCAGGTATACACCAAGTAAGC from the Amaranthus tricolor cultivar Red isolate AtriRed21 chromosome 12, ASM2621246v1, whole genome shotgun sequence genome contains:
- the LOC130828744 gene encoding polygalacturonase At1g48100-like is translated as MTNYSMFLTILYLCCFTNYLIQGRVLSIRAYNYSQSSQISAPPMEGPSPNSPNYNYAQSSPAPSPVSDDHDDKVLNVLTFGAVGDGSTDDTSAFKTAWDAACAVDNGKIFAPSGYSFLLQPLIFSGPCKSGVLFQLEGTIVPPDGPESWPKSSSKRQWIIFYRTHGLTLQGGGLIHGRGDKWWDMPCKPHKGNGTKEHGPCDSPVAIRFFQGTNITLKGIKLMNSPEFHIRFDNCQNVNVDSLFIKSPADSPNTDGIHVENTINVTIHNTIISNGDDCISIGAGSHNLDIRNVTCGPSHGISIGSLGVHNSKACVSNITVTNCIIKHSDNGVRIKTWQGGSGSVSRITFDGIHMDTVRNPIIIDQYYCLSSSCSNQTSAVSINTITYSNIKGTFDTRGPPVKLECSDSVPCTNITISALDLLPAGPTSLMASHRHKLDPFCWNAYGSSAGEFTTPPVDCLLEGLPYLDVPGTDDVGLC
- the LOC130828745 gene encoding protein ACCELERATED CELL DEATH 6-like, giving the protein MDRFGGNLLHIAARLDRVDLLKLVVQFMTSDELGSLPFKRNKDDDTALDLALKAKHKNAAMYLFKLAPKCSYLLNRFGVSTSYRTIELGDEDLVRYIFQLMLGNSMDSSTRKSLLKAKMSVVYAAVKSRNNLGILEILMEELPDCIESSNEQGWKALSYAAYEDYLDKCRYILKKFPEASRKNDRDGSFPIHKAVGAGHVYIVEEFLSSCPSTIYDVDRKGRTILHIRYAKADVFSYLTKKEQVENIFHFKDHKGRTFIDLAQQFKNCTNILAS